The Deinococcus hopiensis KR-140 genome has a window encoding:
- a CDS encoding carbohydrate ABC transporter permease, with product MTTLSSSQNQARAQGSRLRARNGVLTLLTYLIALAFLFPLIWMILAAFKTEAQAFATPPVFLFTPTLENFEKALGGYFPALRNSLAAALGSTLLAFVLGLPAAFALAVYPTRRAQGVLSWMLSTKFMPAVGVIVPLFLIYRDLHLLDTLPGLILMYTTMNLPLVVWMMHSYMTEIPHAIYEAAKVDGASVAREFFNIALPLSMPGVFATALLCLIFAWNEVFFALNLTNAQAAPLSVFIGQFKTSQGLFWAQLSAAATLVVLPVLVFGWIAQRQLVRGLSFGAVK from the coding sequence GTGACCACACTTTCCAGTTCCCAGAACCAGGCCCGCGCGCAGGGGTCCCGCCTGCGCGCTCGCAACGGGGTCCTGACCCTGCTGACCTACCTGATCGCGCTCGCCTTCCTGTTTCCGCTGATCTGGATGATCCTGGCGGCCTTCAAGACCGAGGCGCAGGCGTTTGCCACCCCACCCGTCTTCCTCTTCACCCCGACGTTGGAGAACTTCGAGAAGGCGCTGGGCGGCTACTTCCCGGCGCTGCGCAACAGCCTCGCCGCCGCGCTGGGCTCGACCCTGCTGGCGTTCGTGCTGGGGCTGCCCGCCGCCTTCGCGCTGGCGGTGTACCCCACCCGGCGCGCACAGGGCGTGCTGAGCTGGATGCTCAGCACCAAGTTCATGCCCGCCGTGGGCGTGATCGTGCCGCTGTTCCTGATCTACCGCGACCTGCACCTGCTTGACACGCTGCCGGGCCTGATCCTGATGTACACCACCATGAACCTGCCGCTGGTGGTCTGGATGATGCACTCCTACATGACCGAGATTCCCCACGCCATCTACGAGGCGGCCAAGGTGGACGGCGCGTCCGTGGCACGTGAGTTTTTCAATATCGCGCTGCCGCTCTCCATGCCCGGCGTCTTCGCCACCGCGCTGCTGTGCCTGATCTTTGCGTGGAACGAGGTGTTCTTCGCCCTGAACCTCACCAACGCGCAGGCGGCTCCCCTGAGCGTGTTTATCGGACAGTTCAAGACCAGCCAGGGCCTGTTCTGGGCCCAACTCAGCGCTGCCGCCACTCTGGTTGTCCTGCCCGTCCTCGTCTTCGGCTGGATCGCCCAGCGTCAACTCGTGCGCGGCCTCAGCTTCGGAGCCGTGAAGTGA
- a CDS encoding carbohydrate ABC transporter permease, with protein sequence MTIAPAPLTAAQVPPAQKRGLRLSPAALIWPAMLYLILTTQVPFFMTVYYSFFRYNLVDPSSRPFIGLENYANLLTNPENFHIVLNTLGLAVGTLLLTLLIGGAMALLLNREFPGRALLRTLMISSFLVMPIVTAVVWKNMLLNPVSGFFSWGMLKLGLQPIDFLAQHPMGSVIAMVTWEWMPFAMLILLTGLQSLPDDQLEAARLDGASVMQEFRHIVLPHWSQAIQVVVLMETIALLQVYGEIYGSTSGGPGIATTNLPYFIYQKAFAEYNIGLASAAGVITVVLTNILAVYLLRFISRSRSSRGE encoded by the coding sequence ATGACGATAGCCCCCGCACCCCTGACGGCCGCCCAGGTGCCTCCCGCGCAGAAGCGTGGGTTGCGGCTGAGCCCCGCCGCCCTGATCTGGCCCGCGATGCTGTACCTGATCCTGACCACGCAGGTGCCGTTTTTCATGACGGTGTACTACTCGTTTTTCCGCTACAACCTGGTGGATCCTTCCTCCCGCCCCTTCATCGGGCTGGAGAACTACGCCAACCTCCTGACCAACCCCGAGAACTTCCACATCGTGCTCAACACGCTCGGGCTGGCGGTGGGCACCCTCCTGCTGACCCTGCTGATCGGCGGGGCGATGGCGCTGCTGCTCAACCGCGAGTTTCCCGGCCGCGCCCTGCTGCGCACCCTGATGATCAGCTCGTTTCTGGTCATGCCCATCGTCACGGCGGTGGTCTGGAAGAACATGCTGCTCAACCCGGTATCGGGCTTCTTCTCCTGGGGAATGCTGAAGCTGGGCCTGCAACCCATCGACTTTCTGGCGCAGCACCCGATGGGCAGCGTGATCGCCATGGTCACCTGGGAGTGGATGCCCTTCGCCATGCTGATCCTGCTGACCGGCCTGCAGAGCCTGCCGGATGACCAGCTCGAAGCCGCTCGCCTCGACGGCGCCTCCGTGATGCAGGAGTTCCGGCACATCGTGCTGCCCCACTGGTCCCAGGCCATCCAGGTGGTGGTGCTGATGGAAACCATCGCGCTGCTGCAGGTCTACGGTGAGATCTACGGTTCCACCTCGGGCGGCCCCGGCATCGCCACCACCAACTTGCCGTACTTCATCTACCAGAAGGCCTTTGCCGAGTACAACATCGGCCTGGCGAGCGCCGCGGGTGTGATCACGGTGGTGCTCACCAATATTCTGGCCGTGTACCTGCTGCGTTTTATCAGCCGCAGCCGCTCCAGTCGGGGAGAATGA